The Oculatellaceae cyanobacterium DNA window ATCCAGGGCATCTTGCTGACAAAGGATTGAAGAATTACTGGGGTTACGATTCAATTAATTACTTAGCTCCTTACTCTGGCTACAGCGCCGATAAAACTCCTGGGGGTCAGGTACAGGAGTTCAAGGAAATGGTGAAAGCCTTGCACAAGGCTGGCATCGAAGTAATCCTAGATGTAGTCTACAACCACACAGGGGAAGGCAATCATAAAGGCCCCACCTTGTCACTGCGGGGTATTGATAATGCCGCTTACTATCGCCTAGTAGAGGGTGATGCCCGTTACTATATGGATTTCACAGGCTGCGGCAATTCCTTGAACGTGCGCCATCCGCAAGTTTTAAAGCTAATTATGGATAGCTTGCGTTATTGGGTATTAGAAATGCACGTTGATGGCTTCCGCTTCGACTTAGCATCCGCACTAGCGCGAGAACTTTATGATGTAGATAATCTCTCAGCCTTCTTTGACATCATCCACCAAGACCCTGTACTCGCAGATGTAAAACTAATTGCCGAACCTTGGGATGTGGGAACAGGTGGTTATCAAGTTGGTAACTTCCCGTTACTTTGGTCAGAGTGGAATGGCAGGTATCGGGATACAGTACGGGACTTTTGGCGCGGCGCAGATCAAACACTCGGAGAATTTGCCTACCGCTTCACAGGTAGTGCTGACTTGTATCAAACTAATGGGCGCAGTCCTTATGCCAGTATCAACTTCATTACTGCCCACGATGGCTTTACCCTCTTCGATTTAGTTAGTTATAACGAAAAGCACAATGACGCGAATGGGGAAGATAACAATGATGGCGATAGCCACAACCGTTCGTGGAATTGCGGTGCAGAAGGGCAAACCGACGACCCAGGAATTATAGCTATACGGGAACAACAAAAACGCAACTTTTTAGTAACGCTATTTTTATCTCAAGGCGTACCCATGCTGGTATCTGGGGACGAAATGGAACGCACCCAACACGGCAACAATAATGCCTACTGTCAAGATAATGAAATTTCTTGGCTCAACTGGGAATTTCCAGAACTAAAAGCGGATCTTTTAGATTTTACTCGTGAGTTAATATTTTTCCGTCGCAAGCATCCTGTCTTCAAGCGACGCAAGTGGTTTCAAGGCAAACCCATCTATGGTAAAACTGTCAACGACATTGGCTGGTTTGACCCCAATGGCAATGAAATGGCTGAAGAACAATGGGATGTGGGATATTCTAAAGCAATTGGGCTGTTCTTGAATGGAGAGGAAATTCCCAGACGTGGTCGCCAAGGTCAACGGATTATGGATGAAAGTTTCCTGCTATTCTTTAATGCCCACTGGGAATTAATTGAGTTTACTTTACCAGTTGTTTTACAAGACAGGGAATGGACTGTTGTGATTGATACAAAAGAACCCCACTTCGTCCACAACGGGTCTAGTTACACAGGGAATAAAGCTGTACCAGTTACAGGACGTTCTGTAGTAGTTCTACGTCGTGTAGATTAAACGCTGTAGCAGTTCTGAACAAAACTTAAGCAAATTTAGTGTTTAGATACCGTTAGTAGAGTAGGTTGGGTTGCAACCCAACCTACTAAGTCAATTCCCTAATGATCTACGATCGCAACAGATTCAACTACTTGCACTCATTCAATAAAACCTTGTCTTACATCTGCGTTTATCTGCTCACATCTGCGATAAAAAAATAAATTTGTAATTGAGAGCAAAAGGTTTATTGAGCAAGCCTGATGCGATCGCACATTTGGTTTATGGCAAGCTAAGTTTATGACCACTCACCTAAAAGTTACACCACAACAAAATCTTTATAACCAAGATTATTTGCTGTGGATTATTTCAACAATTAACCAGATTCGCTCTGGAAATTTTGAGGCGGTTGATTGGGAAAATTTAGTAGAGGAATTAGAAAGTTTGGGTTCAACAGATTAGCGAGAACTAGAAAATCGCTTGACTGTTTTATTAGAACATCTGTTAAAACTTACTTATTGGGAAGCTGAAAAGGAGAACAACGCGAGAGGATGGAAAAATACTATTAAGGAACAACGACGGCAAATAAAGAAGTTACTGAGAAATAGTCCTAGCCTAAAACCTTACGCACAAGACGTTTTTTCTGAATGTTATGCGGACGCAAGAATAGACGCGGCTGATAATAGTAGTTTGCCAATAGAAACATTCCCTACTGACTCGCCTTTTAGCTTAGAAGAAACTTTAACTCCTGAGTACCTACCTACTTAACGCCTCAAGCTCAAACTTTTTTTATTTGTTTAGGCAGAAATATCTTAACCATCGTTCTAATCAAGAATAATTATTTCAGGACTTAGCGAGCTAATTGAACTGTATCGCGTAGCAAGTTTCTATGTAACAAACGTTGATTTATCTTAGTTTTCGGTGCTTTAGTAAAGATGTGTTGAGGAAGCGATATAGCAGGGAAGAAGTCAATATCATTAGGTATCCCATCTGCTTTACCCAAAAACAGAATGCCTTTGTCAGCTAGGCTGAAGTAAAAGCGTGCCAAAGCTTTCTTTTTGGCTTCAGGGTTGAAATATATCATGGTATTACGACACACCAACAAATCAATTTTAGACATTGGTGCATCTTCAATGATATTGTGACGGTTCCAAATGATTGATCTACGTAAGTCTGGGCAAAATATATACCCCTGCAAAGTTTGCTCAAAATACTTATTTAGTAGATCAGGGCGAATATCTTGAACTTTATGACTTGCGTAAATGCCAGATCGAGCTTGCAAAATTGCTTCAGAATCTACATCTGTCGCGAAAATCTTTACCCGTTTTTGAAACTTTTCTATCCCCAAAGCCTCTGCCAGTAGCATCGCCAGCGTACAAACTTCCTCTCCGGTTGAACATCCAGCACTCCATACCCTGATTGGCTCGCTCGGAGATTTAGCTGCAATTATCCGAGGAATAATCGCAGCCTTTAGATAATCCCAGGTTAAAATGTCCCGAAAGAAGCAACTGAAGTTGATCTCAATTGTGTTGAACAATCGAGTAAATTCTTCAGGATGTGCCTCCAGGTATTCCCTGTAATTGTTGTAGCCTTCAATTCCAATCTCATCGAGCCGTACCTGGGCTGAACGTATTAAGCTGGAACGTTTGTAGCCACTAAAATCAAAATTGTGCCGGAACCGCAGATACTCCAGCAAAGATTCAAAGATTTGGTCAGTATGTGTGATATTAATCCTGGGGCTAAGGCTACAAATTTTACCTTGCCTGTTCTTATCTTAGCTAATTGCATAGATAAAAAAACAATCTGATCAATCGTAATGATGATCAGATTTGTTATTTAGCTTTGTTTTTTCAGTGGGCAGGGAGAGAATCGAACTCTCATGACATCGCTGCCGTCAGATTTTGAGTCTGATGCGTCTACCAATTTCGCCACCCGCCCTTGGGTTTACTTTTGTGATTATAACCTAAGTTACCCATTTCTAGCAAGGACTGATAAATTTGACTACTTGCCCAGCGATCAATTTCTCGCGCCCTTAGTACTGGTACTGGATGGGTGAGTTGGGCAGTTTGGGCAGATTTAAGTAGTTCACCTAGCTGAGTGTTACTGATATCGTCG harbors:
- the glgX gene encoding glycogen debranching protein GlgX; its protein translation is MHLEVWPGNVYPLGSYWDGKGTNFALFSENATGVEVCLFDKDEKETRLSLTEVDNRVWHGYIPGVTPGQRYGFRVHGPYDPANGHRFNPNKLLIDPYAKAIDGDVGNGSELFGYSWDDPDEDLSFSESDSAHLMPKAIVIDESFDWEDDRLLRTASHETIIYELHVKGFSKLQPNMPEELRGTYAGLAHPASISHLQMLGITAVELMPVHHYLAYPGHLADKGLKNYWGYDSINYLAPYSGYSADKTPGGQVQEFKEMVKALHKAGIEVILDVVYNHTGEGNHKGPTLSLRGIDNAAYYRLVEGDARYYMDFTGCGNSLNVRHPQVLKLIMDSLRYWVLEMHVDGFRFDLASALARELYDVDNLSAFFDIIHQDPVLADVKLIAEPWDVGTGGYQVGNFPLLWSEWNGRYRDTVRDFWRGADQTLGEFAYRFTGSADLYQTNGRSPYASINFITAHDGFTLFDLVSYNEKHNDANGEDNNDGDSHNRSWNCGAEGQTDDPGIIAIREQQKRNFLVTLFLSQGVPMLVSGDEMERTQHGNNNAYCQDNEISWLNWEFPELKADLLDFTRELIFFRRKHPVFKRRKWFQGKPIYGKTVNDIGWFDPNGNEMAEEQWDVGYSKAIGLFLNGEEIPRRGRQGQRIMDESFLLFFNAHWELIEFTLPVVLQDREWTVVIDTKEPHFVHNGSSYTGNKAVPVTGRSVVVLRRVD
- a CDS encoding protein-glutamate O-methyltransferase CheR gives rise to the protein MLEYLRFRHNFDFSGYKRSSLIRSAQVRLDEIGIEGYNNYREYLEAHPEEFTRLFNTIEINFSCFFRDILTWDYLKAAIIPRIIAAKSPSEPIRVWSAGCSTGEEVCTLAMLLAEALGIEKFQKRVKIFATDVDSEAILQARSGIYASHKVQDIRPDLLNKYFEQTLQGYIFCPDLRRSIIWNRHNIIEDAPMSKIDLLVCRNTMIYFNPEAKKKALARFYFSLADKGILFLGKADGIPNDIDFFPAISLPQHIFTKAPKTKINQRLLHRNLLRDTVQLAR